In the genome of Hyphomonas sp. Mor2, one region contains:
- a CDS encoding HAD hydrolase family protein, whose translation MADRDPTVASLLVDWIEIQKNLHPGIPLLCVSGAQGIGKSTALEAVAETYQGRVVTLGIDDFYLTRSEREALATTLSPLFAVRGPPGTHDLPLLNAVIDALLTATDADETRLPVFDKRIDDRLGEDKWSVFVGRPEAIILEGWCIGALPDANPAAAARLNAIEARADADAWRTYQNAQLNGPYADLWDRADAFLHLCAPSFERVLGWRSEQEETTLGLAPGTLPDDRRAWVETFIQHYERITRSLLRGQRRRGHFIQVAADRSVQGDLLSAPELLVFSDLDGTLLDHETYSYAPAHPALEALQTGNAVLVLSSSKTAAEIDQLRTEIGFAHCPAIVENGGGILEPNQRPAELSEPPHTAILAALADAPSDLRQSFSGFSDWRAEEVSDRTGLTLPAAKLAKQRQYSEPGLWTGSEQDLAAFKAFLAGFGIFAQRGGRFLTLSHGKTKADQMFAIASRFQPAPMIALGDAPNDLEMIEAAHRGVIIMNANGPKIERTSGEAIGKTVRSPHSGPAGWNHAILEFIDRVVTMQASQRKQNGG comes from the coding sequence ATGGCTGACCGTGATCCGACCGTTGCGTCGCTATTGGTGGACTGGATCGAGATCCAGAAAAACCTTCATCCCGGCATCCCGCTTCTATGCGTCTCCGGAGCGCAAGGGATCGGCAAGTCGACGGCGCTGGAAGCGGTTGCCGAGACCTATCAGGGGCGCGTCGTCACGCTCGGCATTGATGATTTTTACCTGACCAGATCCGAGCGCGAGGCGTTGGCCACGACCCTCTCGCCCTTGTTCGCGGTTCGCGGGCCGCCCGGCACGCATGATCTGCCATTATTGAATGCCGTGATCGACGCCTTGCTGACCGCGACAGATGCAGATGAGACCCGCCTTCCTGTGTTCGACAAGCGGATCGATGACAGGCTTGGCGAAGACAAATGGTCCGTGTTCGTCGGGCGACCGGAAGCGATCATCCTGGAAGGCTGGTGCATCGGTGCCCTGCCGGACGCAAACCCAGCCGCTGCGGCACGTCTGAATGCGATCGAAGCCCGCGCGGACGCGGACGCCTGGCGCACGTATCAGAACGCACAATTGAATGGCCCATACGCCGACTTATGGGATCGCGCCGACGCGTTTCTGCATCTTTGTGCCCCGAGTTTCGAGCGCGTGCTTGGGTGGCGCAGCGAACAGGAAGAAACGACGCTGGGTCTCGCCCCCGGCACCCTGCCGGATGACCGACGCGCCTGGGTCGAGACTTTCATTCAGCACTATGAACGGATCACCCGAAGCTTGCTGAGGGGCCAGAGACGACGCGGCCATTTCATACAAGTGGCGGCGGATCGGTCGGTGCAGGGCGACTTGCTTTCAGCGCCGGAGCTTCTGGTTTTCTCAGATCTCGATGGCACGCTGCTGGACCATGAAACCTATTCTTATGCGCCTGCGCACCCGGCCCTGGAGGCACTGCAGACAGGAAACGCCGTCCTGGTCCTGTCCAGCTCCAAGACCGCCGCGGAGATCGACCAATTGCGCACCGAGATCGGGTTCGCGCACTGCCCGGCCATTGTCGAAAATGGCGGCGGTATCCTGGAGCCAAATCAGCGCCCGGCAGAGCTGAGCGAGCCGCCGCATACGGCCATCCTTGCTGCCTTGGCGGACGCACCGTCCGACTTGCGCCAATCCTTCTCGGGCTTCTCTGACTGGCGCGCTGAAGAGGTCAGCGATCGGACAGGCCTGACCCTGCCCGCAGCCAAGCTCGCCAAACAGCGCCAGTATTCTGAGCCAGGACTCTGGACCGGTTCAGAACAAGACCTGGCGGCGTTCAAGGCATTCCTCGCCGGCTTCGGTATCTTCGCCCAGCGCGGTGGCCGGTTTCTGACCCTGTCGCATGGCAAGACCAAGGCCGATCAGATGTTCGCCATCGCATCCCGCTTTCAACCGGCCCCCATGATCGCACTCGGCGACGCGCCAAACGATCTTGAAATGATCGAGGCGGCACATCGCGGTGTGATCATCATGAATGCAAACGGGCCAAAAATTGAACGCACATCAGGCGAAGCCATCGGCAAAACCGTCAGAAGCCCGCATTCCGGTCCCGCGGGCTGGAATCACGCGATCCTTGAATTTATAGACCGGGTCGTGACTATGCAGGCTTCGCAAAGGAAACAGAACGGTGGCTGA
- a CDS encoding 8-amino-7-oxononanoate synthase → MSPHHTLRTYAETKLARLREISRFRTLVPTSRQSAGRTDRSGEALISFSDNDYLGLATDPRVIAAAQAAAEKWGVGAGASRLVTGDHPLNQQIERKLAAMKGTEGARLFGSGYLANIGTIPSLVGPKDRIIMDDTSHACMHAGAQLSGAQILMFKHNDVGDLRQYLQAPHPGQTLVLTETVFSMDGDRAPLEEIGAACDVFGAWLMTDDAHGLGVIHQDNPAHIQMGTLSKAAGSYGGYVCGPQPVMELLTNRARSLIFTTGLPPTVLAATLQALTLIETEPERGTRAMELARLFCELMGLPRPQSTIVPVILGEERAALQASEYLKRNGFLVTAIRPPTVAVGTSRLRITFSATHEEADVRALAAALIDARELA, encoded by the coding sequence ATGTCCCCACACCACACGCTCCGCACCTATGCGGAGACCAAACTCGCGCGGCTGCGCGAAATCTCGCGGTTTCGCACGCTTGTCCCGACCTCTCGACAAAGCGCTGGCCGCACCGATCGCAGCGGCGAGGCGCTGATCTCGTTCAGCGACAATGACTATCTCGGGCTCGCCACCGATCCGCGGGTCATTGCGGCCGCGCAGGCCGCTGCGGAAAAGTGGGGCGTCGGCGCTGGCGCTTCCCGGCTGGTCACCGGCGATCATCCCCTGAACCAGCAGATCGAACGCAAGCTCGCAGCGATGAAAGGGACCGAGGGCGCGCGCCTGTTCGGATCCGGGTATCTCGCCAATATCGGAACCATCCCCTCGCTGGTCGGTCCTAAGGACCGGATCATCATGGATGATACATCGCATGCCTGCATGCATGCGGGCGCGCAGCTTTCCGGCGCACAGATCCTTATGTTTAAACACAATGATGTCGGGGACTTGCGCCAATATCTGCAAGCCCCCCATCCAGGACAAACCCTGGTCCTGACCGAAACCGTCTTCTCAATGGATGGCGACCGCGCGCCGCTTGAAGAGATCGGCGCCGCGTGCGACGTGTTCGGCGCCTGGTTGATGACCGATGACGCGCACGGCCTCGGCGTGATCCACCAGGACAACCCGGCCCACATCCAGATGGGGACCCTGTCCAAGGCAGCCGGAAGCTATGGCGGTTATGTCTGCGGCCCTCAGCCCGTCATGGAATTGCTGACCAATCGCGCCCGCAGCCTGATCTTCACGACCGGATTGCCGCCGACGGTGCTCGCCGCCACGCTGCAAGCGCTGACCCTTATCGAAACCGAGCCGGAGCGCGGGACCCGTGCGATGGAACTTGCCCGCCTGTTCTGCGAGCTCATGGGCCTGCCGCGTCCGCAGAGCACAATTGTGCCGGTCATCCTCGGCGAGGAGCGCGCCGCCCTGCAGGCCTCGGAATACCTCAAGCGAAACGGCTTTCTGGTCACCGCTATTCGTCCACCGACCGTTGCCGTGGGGACGTCGCGCCTGCGGATTACCTTCTCGGCGACCCATGAGGAAGCCGATGTCCGCGCACTTGCTGCCGCCCTGATCGACGCGCGGGAGCTGGCATGA
- a CDS encoding sugar phosphorylase, which translates to MLQPKLEELLRFIYPDEALADLSERVIQAFFSNRSQIREHPRTPDVQGQWTQDDVLLIAYGNSIIDGHHKPLDLLQDFLVRYLEGSFTGVHILPFFPFTSDEGFSVTDYTAVNPVLGDWPDINRIADKFLLMSDLVLNHMSSQGPWFSAYLQGQAPYDQYFVEGNPEDDLSAVVRPRTSALLREVETANGTKHVWCTFSHDQVDLNFANPDVLLEFLRIMRLHIENGVRIIRLDAVAFLWKEVGTSCIHLPETHAVIQLMRALLDYNDEPVVLLTETNVPNRENLSYFGVRNEAHSVYNFSLPPLLAHGLLAGTSRYLNQWQMAMPPAPLGCAYLNFSASHDGIGMRPAEGLLPEADIALMLERAEAFGGRISMRSTPDGGEKPYELNITFFEYMKGTKDGEDGHQFDRFICSQTIVLALEGIPAVYIHALLATENDHEGVRKSGVNRAINRHRWNYTTLRGHLDNPETVHAQSLTEINRRARIRRAQPAFHPNATQFTLQLGDKLFGFWRQSLHRDQSIFAVHNMTAETVELSSRSLNLIDGETWFDLLTGEPVEALNNEIQFAPYQCRWITNRVPDPNDS; encoded by the coding sequence ATGCTGCAGCCAAAACTCGAGGAACTTCTGAGGTTTATCTATCCTGATGAAGCGTTAGCGGATCTGTCTGAGCGCGTCATCCAGGCCTTCTTCTCGAACAGGTCGCAAATCCGGGAGCATCCGCGCACGCCGGATGTGCAAGGCCAATGGACACAAGACGATGTCCTGTTGATTGCGTATGGCAACTCGATCATTGACGGTCATCACAAGCCCCTGGATCTGTTGCAGGACTTTCTGGTGCGCTACCTGGAAGGCAGCTTTACCGGCGTACACATCCTGCCTTTCTTTCCCTTCACATCGGATGAGGGTTTCTCGGTCACCGATTACACCGCTGTGAACCCGGTTCTGGGCGACTGGCCGGATATCAACCGGATAGCCGACAAATTCCTGCTCATGTCCGATCTGGTGCTCAACCATATGTCCTCGCAAGGACCCTGGTTCAGCGCCTACCTGCAAGGCCAGGCGCCGTACGATCAGTACTTTGTCGAGGGCAATCCTGAGGATGATCTCAGCGCCGTGGTGCGGCCACGGACGAGTGCGCTGTTGCGCGAAGTGGAAACGGCCAATGGCACGAAGCATGTCTGGTGCACGTTCAGCCACGACCAGGTCGATCTGAATTTCGCCAATCCGGACGTTCTGCTCGAATTCCTGCGCATCATGCGCCTGCATATCGAGAATGGCGTGCGCATCATCCGCCTCGATGCCGTCGCTTTCCTTTGGAAAGAAGTTGGCACCAGCTGCATCCATCTGCCGGAGACGCATGCCGTCATTCAGCTGATGCGGGCGCTGCTCGACTATAATGATGAGCCGGTGGTGCTGCTCACCGAAACCAATGTGCCGAACCGCGAAAACCTGTCCTATTTTGGCGTCCGGAACGAAGCGCACAGCGTCTATAATTTCTCGCTTCCGCCACTTCTGGCGCATGGTCTTCTGGCCGGCACCTCGCGCTATCTGAACCAGTGGCAAATGGCGATGCCGCCAGCGCCGCTCGGATGCGCCTATCTGAATTTCAGCGCCAGCCATGACGGCATCGGCATGCGCCCCGCCGAAGGCCTGTTGCCGGAGGCGGATATCGCGCTGATGCTGGAGCGCGCCGAAGCGTTTGGCGGTCGTATCAGCATGCGCTCGACGCCTGATGGGGGCGAAAAACCATATGAGCTGAACATCACCTTTTTCGAGTATATGAAGGGCACCAAGGACGGTGAGGACGGGCACCAGTTCGATCGATTCATCTGCTCGCAGACCATCGTCCTCGCGCTTGAGGGTATTCCCGCCGTGTACATCCATGCCCTGCTGGCGACAGAGAATGATCATGAGGGGGTGCGCAAGTCCGGGGTCAATCGGGCGATCAACCGGCATCGCTGGAATTATACAACCCTGCGCGGTCATCTCGACAATCCGGAGACGGTACACGCCCAGTCGCTGACCGAAATCAATCGCCGGGCCCGCATCCGCCGGGCGCAACCTGCCTTCCATCCAAATGCGACGCAGTTCACGCTGCAGCTCGGTGACAAGCTGTTCGGCTTCTGGCGACAGAGCCTGCATCGTGACCAGTCGATCTTTGCGGTTCACAATATGACGGCAGAGACCGTGGAACTGTCATCAAGATCGCTCAACCTGATCGATGGCGAGACTTGGTTTGATCTTCTGACGGGGGAACCTGTTGAGGCGCTGAACAATGAGATTCAGTTTGCGCCTTATCAGTGCCGCTGGATCACCAATCGCGTCCCGGATCCGAATGACAGCTAG
- a CDS encoding glycosyl transferase encodes MADFHQNGQVATLHNLRTTSTEELEAQLTTFSENKKIWLILPSLFSELEGEALPRIVDQISQVSYIDHVVIGLDQATEKQYKFAKDFFSNLNQDHSILWNDGPRLKALDEQLSAATLAPRELGKGRNVWYCFGYTIARGRSDVVALHDCDILTYNRDMLARLLYPVCHPNFSYQFCKGYYPRVAGGTLNGRVNRLLVTPLLSALCSLFGELEYLSYLKSFRYALSGEFAMQTSLLKDIRVPSDWGLEIGVLSEAYRNLNDRKICQVELADNYDHKHQPLSESDANAGLSRMSRDISKALFRKLAIHGVVFHKTTFRTLKATYYRTALDLIEAYDAVATMNGLTLDRHKEERAVELFASNIVEAGTQFLETPMETPLIPNWTRIEAADSDILGKISDAVAADMADVS; translated from the coding sequence GTGGCTGACTTTCATCAAAACGGGCAAGTGGCGACCCTGCACAACTTGCGCACGACAAGCACCGAAGAGCTTGAAGCCCAGCTGACAACCTTCAGTGAAAACAAGAAAATCTGGCTCATCCTTCCTTCACTCTTCTCCGAGCTTGAGGGGGAGGCGTTGCCGCGTATCGTCGATCAGATCAGCCAGGTCTCTTACATCGATCATGTCGTCATCGGCCTCGATCAGGCGACGGAGAAACAATACAAGTTTGCCAAAGACTTCTTTTCGAACCTGAACCAGGATCATTCGATCCTGTGGAATGATGGGCCGCGCCTGAAAGCGCTGGACGAACAATTGTCGGCAGCCACGCTGGCCCCGCGCGAGCTCGGGAAAGGGCGCAATGTCTGGTACTGTTTCGGCTACACGATTGCGCGCGGACGAAGTGATGTCGTGGCGCTGCATGATTGCGATATCCTGACCTATAACCGGGACATGCTGGCCCGCCTGCTCTACCCGGTCTGCCATCCGAATTTCTCGTATCAGTTCTGCAAGGGTTACTACCCGCGCGTGGCGGGCGGCACCCTGAACGGGCGGGTGAACCGGCTCCTGGTCACGCCGCTCTTGAGCGCATTGTGTTCGCTGTTCGGTGAACTGGAATATCTGAGCTATCTGAAATCGTTTCGTTACGCCTTGTCTGGTGAATTCGCGATGCAGACCAGCCTGCTGAAGGACATTCGCGTGCCGTCCGACTGGGGACTCGAGATCGGAGTCCTTTCAGAAGCCTATCGCAACTTGAATGACCGCAAGATCTGCCAGGTGGAACTGGCCGATAATTATGATCACAAACACCAGCCGCTGTCTGAAAGCGATGCCAATGCGGGCCTGTCGAGAATGTCCCGCGACATCAGCAAGGCCCTGTTCCGCAAACTCGCCATTCATGGCGTCGTCTTCCACAAGACGACCTTCCGCACCCTGAAAGCCACCTATTATCGAACCGCGCTCGACTTGATCGAAGCCTATGATGCGGTCGCGACGATGAACGGCCTGACGCTGGATCGACACAAGGAAGAACGCGCGGTAGAATTGTTCGCCTCCAACATTGTCGAAGCCGGCACGCAGTTTCTTGAAACCCCGATGGAAACGCCGCTCATTCCCAACTGGACGCGGATCGAGGCCGCTGATTCAGATATTCTCGGAAAGATCTCGGACGCCGTCGCCGCCGACATGGCCGACGTCAGCTAG
- a CDS encoding adenosylmethionine--8-amino-7-oxononanoate transaminase — protein sequence MRAPPDWFETGLQHIWIPYAQMKTMPIPAPIAATNGTELILPDGQRLVDGVGSWWTAVHGYNHPALLKAATDQLGLMPHVMLGGIAHEQAYRLATRLAALTPGDLSRVFFSESGSVSVEVAMKIAVQYWSNAHGEQRSKFVAFNGGYHGDTFATMSVCDPAEGMHKYFAGALADQHMVDLPDSEAAIEELDRLLAQDKTIAAVLVEPLIQGAGGMQMHTPDTLKTLRALCDRHGVLLIFDEIFTGFGRTGELFAADTAGVIPDIMTLGKALTGGITPLAATIASERVYAAFHDDDEGKALMHGPTFTGHAVGCAVANASIDLFEAEPRLQQVAQLEAAFRDGLSSLTADPRVREVRSLGAVAAVELAEDFDIHAARQWFIDEGVFIRPLGRVIYLSPAYVLSDADLSRLIDAIHRFVATR from the coding sequence ATGCGCGCACCCCCTGATTGGTTCGAAACCGGCCTCCAGCATATCTGGATTCCGTATGCCCAAATGAAGACCATGCCGATTCCGGCGCCGATTGCGGCGACCAATGGCACCGAATTGATCCTGCCCGATGGCCAGCGCCTGGTCGATGGCGTCGGGAGTTGGTGGACAGCGGTGCATGGCTACAATCACCCCGCCTTGCTGAAAGCGGCGACGGATCAGCTGGGTCTCATGCCGCACGTCATGCTCGGCGGGATCGCGCATGAGCAGGCCTATCGCCTGGCGACGCGGCTGGCGGCGCTGACGCCCGGCGACCTGTCCCGCGTGTTCTTTTCCGAATCCGGCTCGGTTTCCGTAGAAGTCGCGATGAAGATTGCGGTGCAATACTGGTCGAATGCGCATGGCGAGCAGCGCAGCAAGTTTGTCGCTTTCAATGGCGGCTATCATGGCGACACATTTGCCACCATGTCCGTCTGTGATCCTGCCGAGGGCATGCATAAATACTTCGCCGGAGCGCTGGCCGACCAGCATATGGTCGACCTGCCGGACTCAGAAGCAGCCATTGAAGAGCTCGACCGACTTTTGGCGCAGGACAAGACCATTGCCGCGGTCCTTGTCGAGCCGCTCATTCAGGGCGCGGGCGGCATGCAGATGCATACGCCGGATACGCTGAAAACCCTGCGCGCCCTCTGTGATCGCCATGGGGTGCTGCTCATCTTCGATGAAATCTTCACCGGCTTCGGCCGCACAGGCGAACTGTTTGCGGCCGACACGGCAGGGGTCATCCCGGACATCATGACGCTCGGCAAGGCGCTGACGGGCGGCATTACTCCGCTGGCCGCGACGATTGCCTCCGAGCGCGTCTATGCGGCCTTCCATGACGACGATGAGGGCAAGGCGCTGATGCATGGGCCGACCTTTACCGGTCATGCAGTGGGCTGCGCCGTGGCGAATGCCTCAATCGATCTGTTTGAGGCCGAACCGCGCCTGCAACAGGTTGCTCAGCTCGAAGCCGCCTTTCGCGACGGCCTGTCGAGCCTGACCGCCGATCCACGCGTGCGCGAGGTGCGGAGTCTGGGCGCTGTCGCCGCCGTCGAACTGGCGGAAGACTTTGACATTCATGCCGCGCGGCAATGGTTTATCGATGAGGGCGTGTTTATCCGTCCCCTCGGCCGGGTGATCTACCTGTCGCCGGCTTATGTGCTGAGCGACGCCGATCTCTCGCGCCTGATCGATGCGATCCATCGTTTTGTCGCCACGCGTTGA
- the bioD gene encoding dethiobiotin synthase has protein sequence MSGYFVTAIGTDIGKTYVGAQLLRTARAAGRTVSACKPLMSGFGEDALEASDAGQLLIAMGRPVTPETVSEICQHRFEPPLAPNVAMRRAGMAQDDDAILSFARASLPSDPDAFHLVEGAGGLMSPVTDQKLHSDFILDLGLPVILVAAGYLGAVSHTLTALDWLRSNRVPITALIVSQPQAEAEDPAHLIGEVSLWSDVPSVALPYGADGRDIWRAVTGD, from the coding sequence ATGAGCGGCTATTTCGTCACCGCCATCGGCACCGATATCGGCAAGACCTATGTCGGGGCACAGCTCTTGCGCACAGCCCGCGCAGCGGGCCGAACCGTATCAGCGTGCAAACCGTTGATGAGCGGGTTCGGAGAAGACGCATTGGAGGCTTCAGACGCTGGCCAGTTGCTCATAGCGATGGGACGGCCGGTCACGCCGGAGACCGTCTCCGAGATTTGCCAGCACCGGTTCGAGCCACCCCTCGCCCCGAATGTCGCCATGCGCCGCGCGGGAATGGCGCAGGACGATGACGCCATCCTGTCCTTCGCCCGCGCCAGCCTGCCCTCCGATCCAGATGCTTTTCACCTCGTCGAAGGGGCTGGCGGTCTGATGTCGCCAGTGACGGATCAGAAACTCCATTCCGACTTCATTCTGGATCTGGGGCTCCCTGTCATTCTCGTCGCTGCCGGGTATCTGGGCGCGGTATCTCACACGCTGACTGCGCTGGACTGGCTGCGTTCCAATCGTGTTCCGATCACCGCCCTGATCGTCTCTCAGCCACAGGCAGAAGCGGAAGATCCTGCGCACCTGATCGGCGAAGTCAGCCTGTGGTCAGATGTTCCGAGTGTCGCGCTGCCGTACGGGGCCGATGGCCGAGACATCTGGCGGGCCGTGACAGGCGATTGA
- a CDS encoding sulfotransferase, translating into MSASLPRANKAKPDIVVIGAMRAGTTTLHLMLNMLSNVSVTKIKETNFFASDRFGSRSGWQWYENQFDPDKPIWCDVSPRYAKRDLGPDVARNIASANPDATIVFIARDPVERAISQYAHSFHMGQRLPSPSELVDADNGKHVISTSMYAFNLEPYYEQFPDRVHVLDFARLKQDPRLFMSDFIAATGIEADIENISMSASNTSDELAHQPQWWGRLRESAIGKTLRRHVPTKPALQFKRFVSRHLAGRKPREVPKFSEQDKARMIDVLADDIARFRTMTGKDFSDWCL; encoded by the coding sequence ATGAGCGCATCGCTCCCACGGGCGAACAAGGCGAAGCCGGACATTGTTGTCATCGGCGCGATGCGGGCTGGGACGACGACGCTTCATCTGATGCTGAACATGCTTTCAAATGTCAGCGTCACAAAAATCAAGGAAACCAACTTTTTTGCATCGGATCGGTTTGGCTCACGCAGCGGCTGGCAATGGTATGAAAACCAGTTCGACCCAGACAAACCCATCTGGTGCGATGTGTCACCGAGATATGCCAAACGGGACCTGGGGCCCGACGTGGCGCGCAACATTGCCTCCGCCAATCCAGATGCGACGATTGTCTTTATCGCGCGCGATCCCGTCGAACGCGCCATTTCACAATATGCGCACTCCTTTCATATGGGCCAGCGACTTCCATCGCCGTCTGAGCTTGTCGATGCCGACAACGGCAAGCATGTGATCTCAACCAGCATGTACGCTTTTAATCTGGAACCGTATTACGAGCAGTTCCCGGACCGCGTCCACGTGCTGGATTTTGCCCGGTTGAAGCAAGATCCGCGACTGTTCATGTCGGACTTCATCGCAGCGACTGGGATCGAAGCCGACATCGAGAACATCTCCATGTCCGCCTCCAATACGAGCGACGAGCTGGCGCATCAGCCCCAATGGTGGGGACGGCTGAGAGAGAGTGCTATTGGCAAAACGCTGCGTCGCCACGTTCCAACAAAGCCAGCGCTTCAATTCAAACGGTTCGTGTCAAGGCACCTCGCGGGCCGGAAACCGCGTGAGGTCCCGAAATTCTCGGAGCAGGATAAAGCCCGCATGATTGACGTCCTCGCCGACGATATTGCCCGGTTCCGGACCATGACTGGAAAAGACTTTTCCGACTGGTGCCTTTAG
- a CDS encoding LysR family transcriptional regulator has translation MRLRQIEVFYAVYSAGSISKAGELLGVSQPAVSKVLRHTEDTLGYALFDRTSTGLVPTREAAELFEGAAKVFAEVNRFRARASGVRHSTESSLRVAMAPSIGLSAGPTAIAKFAEAHPNISIEIETYHFDEAVSALRSEETDIAIAYQPYPREGLRIVPLTTANFVCVTPKNHWAADRTQVTAQDLIGESLIYLNVDAPLGHLLSSHLENVSEIQQSRRIVVNTYYIAQMLVASGAGVAIVDEFAARGPAGSQVDIYEFAENIRLSVGAIVRENYSVSLAERAFLEALRAELDAISVKQT, from the coding sequence ATGAGGTTGAGGCAGATAGAAGTGTTCTACGCCGTCTATTCGGCGGGATCGATCAGCAAGGCTGGCGAGCTGCTCGGCGTCTCGCAGCCAGCCGTATCGAAAGTGCTGCGGCATACGGAAGACACTTTGGGCTACGCCTTGTTTGACCGCACCTCGACGGGCCTTGTACCGACACGAGAGGCGGCCGAACTTTTTGAAGGCGCCGCGAAAGTGTTTGCCGAGGTCAATCGCTTTCGTGCCCGGGCGAGTGGCGTGCGACACAGCACGGAGAGCTCGCTTCGCGTGGCCATGGCGCCGAGTATCGGACTGTCCGCGGGGCCGACGGCGATTGCCAAATTTGCCGAGGCGCATCCGAATATCAGCATCGAGATCGAGACCTATCACTTTGACGAGGCGGTGAGCGCTCTTCGGTCGGAAGAGACTGATATTGCTATAGCTTATCAGCCGTATCCTCGAGAAGGTTTGCGCATTGTGCCGCTCACCACGGCGAATTTTGTCTGTGTGACGCCGAAGAATCACTGGGCCGCAGACCGCACCCAAGTGACCGCGCAGGACCTGATCGGGGAGTCGCTGATCTACCTGAACGTCGATGCGCCTTTGGGGCACTTGCTGAGTTCGCATCTGGAAAACGTGTCAGAAATACAACAATCGCGGCGAATAGTCGTGAACACGTACTATATCGCGCAAATGCTGGTCGCCAGCGGTGCCGGTGTGGCGATCGTCGATGAGTTTGCGGCGCGCGGACCAGCAGGATCCCAGGTCGATATCTACGAATTCGCCGAGAATATAAGGCTCTCCGTCGGTGCGATCGTACGGGAAAACTATTCCGTTTCCCTGGCAGAACGCGCGTTTCTGGAGGCGCTAAGAGCGGAATTGGATGCGATTTCCGTCAAACAGACATAA